TGGCATCGGCGCGGGTAATGTACGAGGTATCCAGTTTAAAATAATCGGCTACCTGCAAGGCCATGTCGTAGGGCGTTACTAATTCTTTACTCGAGATATTAAAAACGCCTTCGGCATCCTGGTCGGCGATTAGCCAGCAACCCAAAGCTAAATCTTCGGCCAAGGTAGGCGTCCGGAACTGGTCATCTACCACTTTAATGGGCTTTTTGCTTTCCAGGCTATTTTTAACCCAGAGCACAATGTTAGAGCGGCCGTAATCGTGCACAATGCCGTACACAAGCACCGTACGCACAATGGCCCAGCTGGCGCTGCTTTGTTTTACTAACTCTTCGGCGGCCAGTTTACTTTCGCCGTAGTAACTTATGGGGTTAGCGGCAGCTTCTTCGTCGTAGGGTCCGGCTGAGCCATCAAAAATAAAGTCGGTAGAAAGATGCGTGAAATGCACGTTGTTTTCTTCGGCAGCTTTCACCAGATAGGCTACGGCATCTACGTTTAGTTTCCAGCAAGCATCCCGGTTTACTTCGCATTCATCTACGTTGGTCATGGCGGCCGTATGAATAATATGCGTGGGCTGGTGCGTGGCTACTACCTGTTGTACTTCGTCGGGGTTGGTAACATCTAAAGAAACAAAAGTTAGCTGCGGATATACTGCCGCTAATTTGTTTTCACCCCGGCTGGTTGCGAGCAATTCTACATCGGCATTGGGCAATAATAAGTTTACCAGCTTTTGCCCCAGCAAACCGTTGGAACCGGTAATTAAAATCTTTTTTTTCATGCAAGTTCAGGAATAGTTCTTTCGCTCTTTACTTAATGCCGGCAGGCAATTAACCCCTTACTATTAAATACAGAGCAAAATTTTAAAAAATTCTATTTTTGAAAAATCAAAATAATTCGGACGGCCTTGTTTCCGGTAAAAGTACAAATAAACGGATATTTTCAGCAGTTGTTCTTTTCGGCAAACCCTAATCTTTCATTTTTTAAAAATTCTTCTTTTTGCCATCTGTAAATTCCGGATTGCTCCTATCCTACCAGCATCCGTCATAACTTTTTAAAACCAGGTTTGCGCCAGACCGGTATACGTTTACTAAAACTAGATCAGGAACCTAATTACTTGCTTATACCATGGAAGTTCATAATACCAGTCTGGAGCTTTTATTCGCCGACGACACTTACCAGCTTACCGGAGTAGCCATTTCCCGCGATGGCCGATTATTTACCAATTACCCCTTGTGGCCCGGCCCGTATAAATACAGCGTAGTAGAAGTGCTCCCGGATAATCAGGTAAAACCTTACCCCAACGAAGAAATGAACAACTGGCAACCCGGCGACGATGGTAAAAACAAGTGGGTTTGCGTGCAAGCCGTGTACATTGATGCTGATAATTTTCTGTGGGTAGTTGACCCGGCCTGCCCGAACATGGAGCAGGTGTACGAGCGAAGTTATAAACTGGTAAAGTTTAACCTGGCCACCGATACCATTGAACGCGTTTATACTTTTGAAGGCGTACTCAGCGATAAAAGCTACATTAACGATGTGCGGGTAGATACGCAAAGGCAAATAGCCTATTTAACAAATTCCAACGAAGGCGGCCTGGTAGTGGTAGATTTACAAACCGGAAAAGCGCGGCAACTCTTGCAAAACCATTACTCTGTAAAACAAGATCCGGAGTTTACTTTACTGGTAGATGGCAAAGAATTTAAAAAACAAGGCGAACCCGTGCACATTCACTCCGATGGCATTGCCCTTTCGCCGGATGGTGAATGGCTGTACTACAAACCGTTAACGGATAATAAATTGTACCGCATTTCAACAGAATGCTTGCGCAACCCCGACCTGAGCGAAACAGAATTGGGAACTCACGTGCAAGACCTCGGCCGCTTTACCACTACCGACGGCATGATCTTTGACCCGGACGGCAATTTATATCTCGGCGATTATCAAAATTACGCGATGGTACAAATAACTCCTGATCTGGAAATGAAAACCATTATGAAAGACGACCGGCTCATCTGGCCCGATAGTTACTCGCTCTCCTCGGACGGGCACTTGTACATTAGTTGTTCCCAAATCAACAAACAACCAGACTACAACGAAGGCCAAAATAAACGCACCTCGCCCTACACCATTTACCGCATGCCGCTGCCGTAGTTTTTAATAAATTTTTAAAATAGTTTAAGTGCTAATATTACTCCTCAACAACTACCCCAATAAGGTCGATGACTTTGATCTTATTGGGGTAGCTACTAATAAACCGTATATTGTAAATGGCACTTCTGCATCTTATCTAAATTCGATTGATTGGTGTTTTTCTAAGCTTTAAATAAGACTTATTTAAGTATCTTGTCCCATTTGCCGGTATTTACCAATTAAAAGCAGGCAGCACCATTATTCTCCCCTATATTAGAATATTAAAATTTACAAAAGAAGACCTTTTTTGATTCTTGCGGAACAAAATCATCTATTCTTCGTAACCATAAGTTTGTTTGGCAGTAAGCAGAAGAAAGTAAAATTTAAAAATGGGATTAATTGAACTAGTTTTATTTGGAATAGTAGGGGCAATTTCTGGACTTGTACTAGCATCTTTTACGAATACGTGCAAAAAGGTTTTAACAGAAAGAAAATTTTACTACGTGTTAACCATTTGCATTTTATCCTTGCTAACCTACCTGGCTACTAATATTTAAAGATTAAACTTTTACCTGCAGTAACTAATACGCGTTTTCGTTTCCTTTAATTGCCTGCCATATTGTTAAAAACACAATTCTAATATCCAGCAATAAAGACCAATTCTCCAGATACCAAAGATCCGCTTCCACCCGCTTCGACATGGCTTCAGTTTCTTTGGTTTCGCCTCTAAAGCCGTTTACCTGAGCCCAGCCCGTAATACCGGGAGTTAAAAACTGGCGCACCATGTATTTGTCGATTAATACAGAATAATCTTCGGTATGTTTCAGCATGTGCGGCCGCGGACCTACTACCGACATATCCCCTAACAATACGTTAATAAATTGCGGCAACTCATCTATACTGGTCTTCCGGAGAAAGGCACCTACTTTCGTTACCCGGGCGTCATTTTTCTGCGTTTGTTTATTATCAGCTTCCGCATTTACCGTCATGGTTCTAAACTTAAAACAGAAAAAAGGCTTATTATCTTTCCCCGAACGTAACTGCTTAAAGAAAACCGGCCCTGCTGAATTCCATTTAATAATTAAACCCAACAAAGGAATTAACCAACTCAGTAAAAAAACCACAACTAACAACGAAAAAGAAACATCAAATAAACGTTTCCGGATTTCATTAAACTTGTTCTCCAGAGGCTCAACACGCGGGGCCAGCACCGGAAATTTCCCGTTTTTACCCGTATACACATTAAGTTCAATAAAGTCATTAATATCGGGCATTACTCTAAAACGCACCATTTGCTTGTCGGCCTCTTGCATTAATGCTTTTATCCGGCAAACTTCTTTATTGGGCAACGCACAATAAACCTCCGATATACCTGTAGCTTTCATGTAATTAAAACAATCCGCTACCGTACCCAAAATAGTTTGCCCATCAACTACTCCCGCAGCCGTATCATCAAAAATACCTTCTACTTTATAACCTAACTGCGGATTAGAATTAAAAAATTTGCTTATCTCTACCCCCGCCCGGCTAGCCCCCAAAACAACCACTTGCGTACAATCTACCCCAAATTTGCGGTTAGCTCTTCTTAAAGCCAGAAAGTAAAACTTCCAGGTAGGTAATAAAATGGCAAATAATACCTGAAAAAAAGATAATGAAGAAAAAGTTAGAACTAGAGAAGGAAAAGCAAGATTTAGTACATAAATAACCATAACATATACTACTAAAGCTAAAATAGTAGCCTTCATGGTAGAAAGGGCACTCCGATTTAAAATATTACTATACAACCCAAATAATCTAGCACAGTAAAACCAGCACAAGTTTAATAATAAAAATTCCAGTTTATAACCTTCAGAAATTGGACTTGCCAGAGGAATATTACTATCTAGAGCAACAGCAAACAGAAGTGCGCCATTCAAGATTAAATAATCAATAAATAGGTTAACCCATTTAAAATAAGTGTTGTATTTCTGTGTCATAGGCAAATCCTATTCTATTTAATACCGCAAAAGATGTATGTGAAGGATCTTGTATTATTATGAGAGTAAACAAATATAAAAAGATTTAAGATAAACCCATACATTTTTAAATAATTTAAAATTTATATTTACTTAATCTTATTATTCATTCAATAAATACTTAGTTTAGTTAAGTTATAAAAATATTACTTCTATTTACAATTGAATTTTTTAAATGTAGAACTAATATAAAAAATATAGCTAATATTTAATTAATACAAATTTCGATGTAAACTGAATACATGTAATTTTTAAAAACATATATATTCAGTAAAATCACGTACTTGTTTTAAAAATAGCTTAATCCAAGTGGTGAGTAAGGAATCTATTGGATTAAATAATTTCTTGTTTCTTTAAATTCTATGATCAGGAGAATTGTTACCTACGGTTTCAAAAAATATTTTTTAAATTATTATAGATTACAACTAAATAACTTCTACTAAATTATCTAAGAGCAGGATTAGTTATTGCAAGCGACTCTACTTAGGAGAACAAAAAGAATCTTTTATTTTAATCCTCTAATTATAAAAAGTAATTTTGAAATCAAGTAAAGGCTACTCCTATAGCCTACTTTATAAAGATACATTTAGGAGATTACCCCATTATCAATCCATAAACTAATTACATTAATGAAAAAGGCCTTAATTACAGGTATTACGGGTCAGGATGGAGCTTATTTAGCTGATCTGCTATTAGAAAAAGGGTACGAGGTACACGGTATCAAACGCAGGAGTTCCTTATTCAACACCGATCGCATTGACCATTTGTACCAGGATCCGCACGAAGAAAATATACGCTTTAAGTTGCATTACGGCGATTTAAGCGACTCTACCAATATCATCCGAATCATACAGCAGGTACAACCGGATGAGATCTATAACCTGGGAGCTATGAGCCATGTGAAAGTAAGCTTCGATACGCCGGAGTATACCGCTAATGCCGATGGCATCGGCACGCTACGGATTTTAGAGGCGGTACGATTATTAGGTTTAACCGAAAAAACCAAAATTTACCAGGCTTCTACTTCGGAGTTATACGGTTTAGTACAGGCCGTACCTCAATCCGAAACAACACCTTTTTACCCCCGTTCCCCTTACGCCGTTGCGAAACTATATGCCTATTGGATAACGGTAAACTACCGGGAAGCTTACAACATGTATGCTTGTAATGGCATTCTGTTTAACCATGAAAGCCCCTTAAGAGGCGAAACTTTTGTAACCCGCAAAATTACCCGGGGAGCGGCTAAAATTGCCATGGGTTTACAAGATAAGCTGTTCCTGGGCAACCTGGACGCCCGCCGGGATTGGGGTCACGCCAAAGATTACGTAGAAGCCATGTATTTGATATTACAGCAAGAAAAACCGGAAGATTACGTCATTGCCACCGGGGTTACCACTACCGTACGGGATTTTGTAAAAATGGCTTTTGCCGAAGCCGGCATTCAGTTGGAGTTTACCGGGGAAGGTGTACATGAAAAAGGCATTGTCAAGTCCTGCACCAATCCGGATTATATCTTAGAAACCGGAAAAGAAATAGTTGCCGTTGATCCGCGTTACTTCCGGCCAACAGAGGTAGACTTGCTTATCGGTGACCCTACTAAATCCATGACCCAATTAGGCTGGCAACCTAAATACGATTTACCCGCATTAGTAAAAGAAATGATGGAAGCCGACCTAAACCATTTTGCCCAGGAAAAGATGCTACAGGAAGCAGGCTATCGCGTAAAGAACCAATTTGAATAAATGCAACCTAACAATAAAATTTATATAGCCGGCCACCGAGGCATGGTTGGCTCCGCTATACTCCGGAAATTAGAAAAAGAAGGTTATTTCAATATCATTACCAGCACCTCTACAGAGGTAGATCTCCGCAACCAGGTACAGGTTAATGATTTTATTGCTACGCATCAACCAGATTATGTTTTTCTGGCAGCGGCCAAAGTGGGCGGTATTGTGGCAAATAATACTTACCCGGCAGAATTTCTGTACGATAATCTCATGATCCAAAGCAACGTAATACACGCTGCTTATTTAAATAAAGTTAAAAAGCTGCTGTTTTTAGGCTCATCTTGTATTTACCCGAAATTAGCACCCCAGCCTTTAAAAGAAGAGTACTTATTAACCGGCGAACTAGAACCCACCAACGAAGCATATGCCATTGCCAAAATAGCTGGTATTAAATTGTGCGATGCCTATCGTACCCAATACGGTTGTAACTTTATTTCGGTAATGCCGACTAATCTGTATGGTCCTAATGATAATTACGACCTGCAAAACTCACACGTATTACCCGCATTGTTGCGCAAGATTATTACAGCTAAAGAAGAAAATGCTCCATCAGTAACTATTTGGGGCACTGGTAAACCCATGCGGGAGTTTTTGCACGTAGATGATCTGGCAGATGCCTGTTTTTATCTCATGCAAAATTATAATGAACCCGGTTTGGTTAACATAGGCGTGGGAGAAGATATTTCTATTCTGGATTTAGCCCGGCTTATTCAGAAGATAGTAGGCTATGAAGGTGAAATTAAAACAGATACTAGTAAGCCTGATGGTACACCCCGCAAATTAATGGATGTATCTAAATTAAATAATTTTGGATGGAAAGCTAAAATCTCTTTAGAAGAAG
The sequence above is a segment of the Adhaeribacter swui genome. Coding sequences within it:
- a CDS encoding SDR family oxidoreductase; translation: MKKKILITGSNGLLGQKLVNLLLPNADVELLATSRGENKLAAVYPQLTFVSLDVTNPDEVQQVVATHQPTHIIHTAAMTNVDECEVNRDACWKLNVDAVAYLVKAAEENNVHFTHLSTDFIFDGSAGPYDEEAAANPISYYGESKLAAEELVKQSSASWAIVRTVLVYGIVHDYGRSNIVLWVKNSLESKKPIKVVDDQFRTPTLAEDLALGCWLIADQDAEGVFNISSKELVTPYDMALQVADYFKLDTSYITRADASSFTQTAKRPARTGFIITKAEEQLGFRPHTFTEGIAVVASQLPLS
- a CDS encoding L-dopachrome tautomerase-related protein, encoding MEVHNTSLELLFADDTYQLTGVAISRDGRLFTNYPLWPGPYKYSVVEVLPDNQVKPYPNEEMNNWQPGDDGKNKWVCVQAVYIDADNFLWVVDPACPNMEQVYERSYKLVKFNLATDTIERVYTFEGVLSDKSYINDVRVDTQRQIAYLTNSNEGGLVVVDLQTGKARQLLQNHYSVKQDPEFTLLVDGKEFKKQGEPVHIHSDGIALSPDGEWLYYKPLTDNKLYRISTECLRNPDLSETELGTHVQDLGRFTTTDGMIFDPDGNLYLGDYQNYAMVQITPDLEMKTIMKDDRLIWPDSYSLSSDGHLYISCSQINKQPDYNEGQNKRTSPYTIYRMPLP
- the fcl gene encoding GDP-L-fucose synthase; its protein translation is MQPNNKIYIAGHRGMVGSAILRKLEKEGYFNIITSTSTEVDLRNQVQVNDFIATHQPDYVFLAAAKVGGIVANNTYPAEFLYDNLMIQSNVIHAAYLNKVKKLLFLGSSCIYPKLAPQPLKEEYLLTGELEPTNEAYAIAKIAGIKLCDAYRTQYGCNFISVMPTNLYGPNDNYDLQNSHVLPALLRKIITAKEENAPSVTIWGTGKPMREFLHVDDLADACFYLMQNYNEPGLVNIGVGEDISILDLARLIQKIVGYEGEIKTDTSKPDGTPRKLMDVSKLNNFGWKAKISLEEGIRKVYEEVKGNW
- a CDS encoding undecaprenyl-phosphate glucose phosphotransferase — its product is MTQKYNTYFKWVNLFIDYLILNGALLFAVALDSNIPLASPISEGYKLEFLLLNLCWFYCARLFGLYSNILNRSALSTMKATILALVVYVMVIYVLNLAFPSLVLTFSSLSFFQVLFAILLPTWKFYFLALRRANRKFGVDCTQVVVLGASRAGVEISKFFNSNPQLGYKVEGIFDDTAAGVVDGQTILGTVADCFNYMKATGISEVYCALPNKEVCRIKALMQEADKQMVRFRVMPDINDFIELNVYTGKNGKFPVLAPRVEPLENKFNEIRKRLFDVSFSLLVVVFLLSWLIPLLGLIIKWNSAGPVFFKQLRSGKDNKPFFCFKFRTMTVNAEADNKQTQKNDARVTKVGAFLRKTSIDELPQFINVLLGDMSVVGPRPHMLKHTEDYSVLIDKYMVRQFLTPGITGWAQVNGFRGETKETEAMSKRVEADLWYLENWSLLLDIRIVFLTIWQAIKGNENAY
- the gmd gene encoding GDP-mannose 4,6-dehydratase; translation: MKKALITGITGQDGAYLADLLLEKGYEVHGIKRRSSLFNTDRIDHLYQDPHEENIRFKLHYGDLSDSTNIIRIIQQVQPDEIYNLGAMSHVKVSFDTPEYTANADGIGTLRILEAVRLLGLTEKTKIYQASTSELYGLVQAVPQSETTPFYPRSPYAVAKLYAYWITVNYREAYNMYACNGILFNHESPLRGETFVTRKITRGAAKIAMGLQDKLFLGNLDARRDWGHAKDYVEAMYLILQQEKPEDYVIATGVTTTVRDFVKMAFAEAGIQLEFTGEGVHEKGIVKSCTNPDYILETGKEIVAVDPRYFRPTEVDLLIGDPTKSMTQLGWQPKYDLPALVKEMMEADLNHFAQEKMLQEAGYRVKNQFE